The sequence AGGCCCATAGAAAGAAAACTCGGGATCTATAACTTGAGTAGATTCAGTAGTAACCATGACAGAACCCGTATGTAGATCACCATGTATAAGTGCTTGGGTTCTTTCACAGAATCTGAACAGGAAAGATGCCAAACAAAAAGCAAACATTTTGTGTCACATCATACAGCAAAAGGTAGAAGAATTACATAAAATATGAAGAACCGGCATCCAAATATGCATTTTACTTGGATTTTAGCTCAGCGATTTCAAGTTTCAAAATGTTATCCCCCCGAACTGCCTCAGCATCAGCATCAAGGTAAGGGGTTGTCCATCGGTTGTACTCAGACACTTTATAGGGGTCAGAAAAAATGACCTGTTCAGTGAGTCTACATAACTCCACATTTCCACAATACTTTGCAACTGCCAATAAAAGGTAAGAAAATGGTTGCATCAGTTGAAACATTCAACAACGGTTAAAAATGAATTCTTAGGACAAACTCCAAATCTATTGAAACAATGACAAAGAGTACTCCACATGTTCAAAACTCTCGCACCATGAAACCTTACATATTTTGTAAAGTTGGTCTTAGTTGTTAGTAGCataactttttatttttcttgtagtgataatTTTTATGACAGTCCTACCATGATTACACAAGATGGTCATCAAAAGGAGTAATGCCAAATACAAATTATGCATTAAGATGCATGCTtaaacataaccataaaataaaaatcagttTCACGTGGTTCAATAGCTTACCTGCACTTTTATGGTCGGTGGTGGTCAGATAAAGTAAGGAAGTATAAAACAGCGTTTTGGCCATATATTCGGACATGTGTTCAGCAAGTAATGGGTACTCAATCCCAGCTATCAATCCTTTTCTTAAGATTATATGTGGTGGCTTTAGGTATCGCATGCCAATCAAACACATTGTCCGGTCGAAATGGTACACTTCAGGAACATGTTCAGGACACAAACGACCATGTTCTTGCAAAGTTGATGCTTCAAAATAGGCACGCTCCTTTGTCATAGGCCATGACTCCCCTATACAACGAATATATGGAAGAGCCTGTACAGATTTTTAGCCAGTTTAAAAAAGATGAAAATAGAAGTTCTCAAAAAGCAGTGTTGTAAATGGCGGGAGGCGGTGGCGGGGCGGTCCGTGACCGCCTACCGCCTAGGCACCACCTAGGTACCGCCTAGGCAGTTGAATTTTTTTAGCATTTTTTTATATGTAATCACATATATTAATCATCTTTATTATACTAACACCccataatatcaaataatatcaTTAGACTTTGGTTTAAATTATGTAAAAGTATGTTAAATATACAAAACCTAACCTAAAGAGGCTTGCTGGCGGCGGCGGGCGGGCGGGCAGCGGGCCTAGTGGCTGATGGTGAGAAGACTTGAAGCAAAAGTGAAAAACAAAAGAAAGTGGGTAGTGTTTTCAAGTAACTAAGGTGTTAAAATTGGTAGACTTTGACTAGGTTTTTAAATTTAGTTGACTCTGAACTTTgactgaaatttaaaatttgttgaTTGCCTTGACCGCCTCACCCGCCTGAGCGCCCGCCTCGCCCGCCGGACAGCTTGGGGCTGCCTGAAGAGGCCGCCTAATGCCAAGGCGGGGCGGTTGAGGGCTGCCTACTGCCTAGGCACCGCCTAGGCGGCCGCCTCAACCGCCATTTAGAACACTGCAAAAAAGCCACTGACATAAAATTTGACAGTATACACAAGATTCCAAGGCACTTGCACCTCGGCCACTGAAGATAGAGAGAGTAGATAGAATTCTACTAGGAAAAGTGGACGACACCCAAAGTGCAAGAAGTGCTTCTAGTATAAGATAACTAACAAACTAGcacccaaaaaaataaaaataaaaatgaaatagaAGGTACTTCTTTCCGGGTAAAAAAATTACCATCATTTTCTTTTCCCTCAATTTATCACTAATTTTAGTATCAGAACACATTAGATTGATATGATGAAAGGAAGAGCAAAACATCATTACAAAAGCACGCTCATACCAACATGCTGCCAAGTTCTTGAGGagtctaataaataaataaatttcggACATTGTAATATTTGAACATAATAATAGTTGTTTCGCCAAGTTTCCACCTTTTCTGTGATTGTCATGATCACAAACCACAGTAAGACCAAAAAATTGGGGCAATAGATCCTAGAAATGTGAAAAATTCTACCAGCAAACATAGAAAATTACATCCACAAATCAAATCCtacgagtaataaaaaaaaaaaaactaagcaAAACCCACTTCAAGATCATGAAATCATCccaccaaaaacaaaaaaaactcgACGCACAACAAACATTTCCTACCTGCTTGATGACCAAAGAGCCCGCTGGAGCAATAACAATGTAGACGAAGTTAAGATTTCCATCGCCCACTTCTTTGATTTCCAAATCATCGAACTGGTTTCCCAGCTTCGCTGCCAGAGAAGGGGTGGCCTTCAAGTACTCCACCAATATCTTCTCGTCCAGCGGCCGAAACCCGTCGAAAGCCATGCCTTTAACTGCGGTGACGACAGCTCAAAGACTTTGTGGAGTGGCGGAAGGGCGTGTATTGAGCATTTTGAATGGGGAAAGCAACGGAGGCGTGGATTGCGAGGAATTTGCAAATGAATAATGATAATTTGACTCGATTATTAGTGGTAAAGGAATGAGATTCTTGGTTAATCTATCGCGCACAGCTAAATGCATTGAATCTGGTCATTGTTTTAGAGCCAAAACGTAAAGACAAGTCAATCCCAAGTCCAGTCCAGATGAGATATGCGaggaaattcaattcaattatGTCATGAGTTTGTATTTCatgtaatttgaaaaaaaaattctgtaagggtgaattattatttttaatctttttaatgACATGAGTtccaatataataataattaatacatgattaaaaGAGTTATTAATACCAAAATGAGTTCGAAACATCTATCTCAGATAAGACCTTCTGAAGGTTGTATGTACAATCATATCAATAAATGTAGAAAGTGCACGGATATGTGgtagatcggaacctccgaagtCTAGTTCGAACTTTTTGAACCCAAGTGTCCACTGAATTATCAAAACATTGTTGATCTGTCGATGTATGCAACAATTGAATCTTTCGATCGATGTATCTAAATAACTCATGCGGATTTCATATTCAAGCGTGAACTTGTATGTTTTTCTCTCGAATTCAGTCCATATATCGAGTGTTTTTTAACCATATAATCGAGGGTCTTGTTAGAAATTGACTTGAACCTAGCTCACCTCAAAAACTAGCTTAAGAAGGAGGTTTGTCCTTGTTTATATAAAGTGCTCCCAGGTTATTTATCCAACCGGTGTGAGTGAGACAAACTTAACACATCAACACACCCCTCATACGTCCAAAATGAAACGAATGGAGCGTAGAGACATTAACgggtgtaaggcccgggatgatttaattttaatccaagaatatttaatttgggaatatttagagtttagaattaaattctaatattcttaaattgaaaaggattgaaattgaattaaatcgctttttcggggactgaattgcaaataattgaaaattcaaggactaaactgcaaaataGCTTATATATATCTTATTCATCAGATTTTAAACGGCAAAAAGGCAGAGAAGAATAGAGAAAATCGTTCAAACCCTTCCCCAACTCCATTTTCAGATTTTCGCTCCgtaaaagcttcgataacttgCGTTCCGGTTAtcagaaattcaaaagaaatatatatccgcgatcacagctccgagaccttcgatttggtacaagtttgattcacatatctcagattttatttttatgtgaaagatggaaatttatgattttatcatatatgcgtatatcacCTGTATCGATCGtatattcgcagacggttcggaaaaagactgtcgtttggattttatatgaatttagcAAGCATAATTCGAAACCTACTTGATCTGAATATGATGTTCTTGGCtggtttgagttgatataagggattttcttgattgatatattgagtTGATTAtggtttggattgccggtttgtagccgt comes from Henckelia pumila isolate YLH828 chromosome 4, ASM3356847v2, whole genome shotgun sequence and encodes:
- the LOC140863711 gene encoding methylthioribose kinase, with the protein product MAFDGFRPLDEKILVEYLKATPSLAAKLGNQFDDLEIKEVGDGNLNFVYIVIAPAGSLVIKQALPYIRCIGESWPMTKERAYFEASTLQEHGRLCPEHVPEVYHFDRTMCLIGMRYLKPPHIILRKGLIAGIEYPLLAEHMSEYMAKTLFYTSLLYLTTTDHKSAVAKYCGNVELCRLTEQVIFSDPYKVSEYNRWTTPYLDADAEAVRGDNILKLEIAELKSKFCERTQALIHGDLHTGSVMVTTESTQVIDPEFSFYGPMGFDVGAFIGNLILAYFAQDGHSNEGADRKLYKVWILKTISETWNLFYTKFTALWDKHKDGPGEAYLPEIYSNLDLQILIKKKYMDNLFHDTLGFGAAKMIRRIVGVAHVEDFESIIEAGKRADCERKALNFTKTLLKDRRQFQNIEEVVSAIELLDAS